The DNA segment acacagttAGAAGATTAAAGAAGACCTACATTACTTGACCGTATTGGTGTGGTGCTCTCCAGCTGAAGCGGGGGCGCGTGTTCTGGGGGCTGGGTCTGTGTGGTTCAGATAAAGATTCCTGCTGTTCCCCGCACTGAATGGGTTCCCGGTCCGGTGTCTCCATCCCTTCATTACTGCAGAACATAATCAGAAccttcacacacctttacacaaccCTACATCACACAGAGACTCTGAGCAAAATTCTACACATCATCTCCATCCTGTTACACAGTCCAAACTTTTCTTACCCCAATGTTTCTCCAGCAGAGACAATACTATTGTACATTCAGATAATCTGCAGCCATAGCtaacacagatatgcaaatgcgAACACGAGTTGTCTAATCCCTGTAGTGGAGAAgagtgccaatagaataggaccactCTCTGGAGTAAAAAATTAAGCTGTTGGCATCATGCCTTATGCCAGGCATGTGCTAGAGGGGtctaaatgagtgagtgagagtgagtgaaagagagtgagtgagagtgagagaaagtgtgagtaACAGAGTGTGAGAAAGAATATGAGagagtcagtgagtgtgtgtgagattgaGAGAAAAGATTGCGAGAGtaagagagtgtaagagtgtgtgcatgtgtgagagtgagactgtatgtgagagagtgagtgtaccTGCGGATTGGTCCTGATTTCAGATCATCCAGGTAATTCTCCCTCTCTATACGGTGACCCCTCGATGCATtaaacactgcaacacacacaaacagtataTAATCttcaataaaaaagaaagaaatagataggcagaaagagagtgacagagagagaagaggaataGAAAATAGGAGGGAAGGAGAGAAAGTAATCAGGGCAAGTAAGGTTTACTCACTGTCAATGGCTTCAGCAGGTTCAAAACCGTCCACATCGATTAGATACCTAATCAATACAATATATCATTACAACATAACCATAATTCACCATaaccacacacagacagacacacacacttatacagacacacactcacctgCAGACGAGGTAACCGGTGCGGTTTAGTCCATGAGTGCAGTGAACGCCGATCAGTTTATCTGTAAAGGAAACCGGTTTATTGACCTTTGCTGTAATGGTGATTGATCTTCACTGTAACTGATGTCGAGTTAAATTCGGGGTTAGACAAAGAGTTAGAGTCGGGGTAAGAGATATGGTTATCTGAGAAACTGAACTTCCTGCTGTTTCAAATCTCAGATTACTGAGATACCTTTGGAATTCTTCCCAAAACTATACAGGCTAAGCCTGAGTGGCCACATTAATGGATACGACGAGTTCTGGGTTCTCCTGGGTTCTGTTGTGTTTCTTACCGTTATCCTGGTTCTCCTGCAGGAACCGATGCACCGCTCTCTTAAAGCTCAGGATGATTTTGTCAGTTGGCACATCATGTCCCACGGTGTAGAGCTTCAAATACTGACACGATTCTGGCAGGtcctgtatacacacacacacacacacacacacacgttacacacaaaCAAACGTTACACACACAAACGTTACACGCTGTAATAAATAGAGCTAAAACAGTCCTGCACTGCTGTTCGAGTAAAAGAGAAGACAACACAAACCTGGGGGCAGAGTAGTAAAGTGAGGGTCTCAGGTGGAGCTCACCTGTGGTTTGTAGTAGCGGTCGGTAAAGGTGAGGTCGATGACGAGTCCGAGCTCCTGACCTTCCTGCTCCATGATCTCTTTCAGATCAGCCGGCCCGAACCTTTCCGACTGATCAAGCTGCTTCAACATGGCCTAAGAGAGagttgtaaaattataaactttaATATAGTTTAACTATACAGTTAAACacaggaggaaaaaaaaggaaaggtaaAAGTCCACAGAAGTAATACTGGGGGAGGGCTTGTTAATCAGTAGAGTTTGGAGTTATGGTTACAAATCCTGTATCCTGCATTCGTATTTTGTACCTGTATTTGTCTATTCTCCAATAATTAGCAAACACTTTCCCTCAGTTGGAAAATCTTTTGATCTGTTTACATGCCACTGTACTGAGTCCAAATTCTCTGCATATTTGTAAATTA comes from the Astyanax mexicanus isolate ESR-SI-001 chromosome 20, AstMex3_surface, whole genome shotgun sequence genome and includes:
- the dusp11 gene encoding RNA/RNP complex-1-interacting phosphatase; this encodes MPAKNKIPIGWRLYTAVGKRIYGTRFIAFKVPLKRAMLKQLDQSERFGPADLKEIMEQEGQELGLVIDLTFTDRYYKPQDLPESCQYLKLYTVGHDVPTDKIILSFKRAVHRFLQENQDNDKLIGVHCTHGLNRTGYLVCRYLIDVDGFEPAEAIDMFNASRGHRIERENYLDDLKSGPIRSNEGMETPDREPIQCGEQQESLSEPHRPSPQNTRPRFSWRAPHQYGQVMPFQPGAVNHHLRFPPMGPPPGPLGPPPGLPGPPPGLPGPPPGLPGPPPGLLGPPPGLPGPHGLLGPPGLLPVPQGPEPRRPVEHSSRRGHHSAVRPYPAFLTQYSWGGEEPEEHQDLHGKFRSGKWLHHQAR